Within the Molothrus aeneus isolate 106 chromosome 1, BPBGC_Maene_1.0, whole genome shotgun sequence genome, the region ATCTTCCCTGCTGaatgaattatatttttaaatgcatttgccATTCCTTAATAAAGGAGTTGATGCAGGGTATAAAGTTTGAATTCTCccatatttgtttttattatagAATTTACCTTCGGTGGTTGTGAGCCATATTTTAAACCCTCAACCAGGAGAGAAAATTTTGGATATGTGTGCTGCACCTGGAGGAAAAACAACCCATCTTGCAGCACTAATGCATGATCAGGTAAGAGGAGTAATTTGGCATTTTCTAAGGAAGACAGTCTGACCGCTGTTTATTTGCATAGCTCTCTTCACTTAACTATTAGAATGCACAGATAATTTACAGCAGCAAACAATTGATATTTTGACATTTTACTTACCAATGTATTTCGCTACACATCAGTTACTGAAATGGGCAACAGACAATCTTTATCAAGTATTAACCATCagttttaaaaacttatttGCTACAGATTGATAGTTGAAATATATctaatttcactttttaaaatgttattgaattatttttaatcataGAATTTTTTACATGCAAGGCATAGTTATGCAAGAATACGCTGGATTCATGAAACTGAGATGCATAAAAATCAGGGGTTACGACTGTGTGCCAAAGAAACACACAACTCTCTACAAAAATTTACTAAAAAATTTCTAATCCAATTAGGATTTTCCTCAGTAAAAATTATCAATTCTGCATAGAGATAGGATTTTAGGCTGAATTTCTAGTCTGAATTTGTCGTTCTATGGTAGAATGCCATAAAATCCAAAGCTATCTAATGagaaagcaacaaaaattaGAAGAAACGAAAAATATGTAGAAAAAGACGAAGGAGAGGAGAatgtaataaaataagaatgtaAATACAGGATTACAGCTCTCTATATGTTGAAATGTTATGTGCAcagtgaaatacagaaatgcagGTTACTCTTCTTGAGCAGAGGGGAAAAGCATGTACGATTGCCTCTAAAATTTTGTAagactttattatttttgttgaaaTAGGTTTATTAGAATATATCAGATTGTTTAGAAGTCTTGCAGTTACATTATGCAGTACTTTGACAGGTGCCTGTGCATAAATGTGAAGGCACAGCGTGTAGTGGTATGAATGTATTGAGAAAAGGCTTGTATTCAGTTCTGTGATGGTTTGTCTGTGGAAATGTTTTTTCCATCAGTTTGGAACAATGGGAAGGCATTAATAATGCATTAGACAGACATTAgacattatatatatttaaagcaTCCAGTAGAAAATTTCAGTGTGATAAATAAAGGAAGTCTGCAAATCATGTATTTATGTCATGGATTCATTTAcatctatatttttttccatctgtgtATCTACATTTTGTATAACTTTGCAGAACTGCTTTGATTGTGCTTGCCTGCAGCTGATGTGGTAAAGATGAAGAACTCAGATGTTAAATATTTATCTCacttgattttcattttctgagtttataattttaatttaagatATGGAAGATAAAGGTATGGAAAAaaaacacttattttttaaGAATGGGGATTTTAAATTCCATTCACAGATTTTCCATACTAATTTTTTACAGACAACATATTAAACCACTaacatttcagaatatttaaatCACTCTTACTTTTTTGTCATATAATTTTGACATTACtatattgtttttaaataatataacCAAGATGTAAGATTGCTCTGTAACATTAAGAGCTCTTAAATAAGAATAAAGAATACTTAAAGCTTGAGAATTTATTATTATCTGCATCCCAGTCTAGACCGCTGTTTTTTCAGATGACTTATAAGTAGTTGTTCTGGCAGTGGCTGGCATGGGCCAAATGGAGAAGAGCTGTGTAGCAGCTTGTTCTTTTCTCTggagaaaagagcagagaagctgtgaataGCCCATCCCTGGACgtgttcaaggccagcttggatggggctctgcACAACCTGTCTattggaaggtgtctctgcccatggtaGGTGGGTTGAACTAGATGGTCttgaagatctcttccaacccaaaccattctatgattctattatcTCTTTATCCCTGCAGTATACACAGATGTGCACCAAATCCACTGTTCTTGCAAGAGATGAAACTTTGAAGCCCAGTCTGGTCCTAGAGTACACATGCAATAAATTGAATGGTGCTAGGGGATGAGTAGGAGGTGCTTTGGctcacagcagctgaagacTGGACACCATTGACACAACCTAAATCCATTCTTACCTCTCAGTCCTAGCTCTGCATATTGCCTAACACGACATACAGATAACAGCTTATCTTTACTgattttttattacttcttaAACTTAATTGTTTTACCCTTCTATAAGCCTCTAGAGAGCCATCACCAAATAGAAAAAACTTGTTGTTTTCTCAGCATATTGTGTTTGCTGTAGCAAGTCTAGTACAAGTTTTTGGTTGTTAGGTTGTTCTATTCTGGATTTTACTGATACTACTTTTACTTTCCTTTGTGTTCCAGATCTCATGTTGCAGGTAGTGCTGTGTGtcttttttgatttattttgggggaggaaaaaagaaatcttatttTTACACTATAGGAATTGTGTAATTGTGATTTCCCTCCCCTCACCTCTGAACTTATTCTAGTATTTACGCCATTTCCCAAAGTAACTTGAGTGACAATTACTGCAAGTATTCCAATATGTTACGAGTTTGACCAAGTCAGAGACATGGCTGTGGGCCCCATTTCCTCAGCTCTGAACTGTAGTGTGATCACATTTCTTACTTCCTCCATACAAATTTAAAATCTGTTGACCTATTTTACCAAGTATTTGAGGATTCTACCCTCATTCAAATGATTAAATTTTTATCTTAGTGCCCAGTTCAGCAGTTCAAAACAAacgaaaagaaacaaacaacaaaaccacttGCCAGAAGTCAGATATTACAGCATCCCTTAGAGTGACAGTGCCAAGCAGTCAGAATGTGCATGGCTTCAGACTATTGTGGCTATTGTGGAAAACACGTGGGAACAAGGACTGCAGGAGTGTGTATTTAAGAATAAAATAGTTCTGTAGGGAAGACTATGCTTTATTTATTACACTTCCCAGGATTGGGAAAGGAAATCAGAAACATCCATTTAATCATTATGCTTGTGATGAAAACTTCGGGATTTTTTTCAGGGTGAAGTTATAGCCATGGACAAGATAGCTAACAAGATCAAGAAAATCAAGCAGAATGCTGAATTGCTACAGTTGAATTGCATTAAGGCCTTTTGCTATGATGGAACAAAGGCCCTTTCAGTAGAGAAGAGAGAGGATAAACAAGGTAAAATAAACAATTTGGGTAGTAgtagcttttaaaagaaaacagtaagGTTTTGCAAAAACAGTATTAAACCTGTCACAGGTTTAAAAGTCCTTGAAATCTTGGCAGATACCAAAGTTGCCTCAGCACTGTGaatgcacttttattttttactcttttgtGATTATCAGCTTCTCTATGAAGCAAATAGAAAGTCAAATTATCTGTCCTTGTCACAACCTAATATTCTCAAAGGAAATGCATTCCTTTCCCAGATAATATCAAAGACTGAAGAAGCCTTAAAGCTTCTTTCACGATCACATTTAACCCCATACTGGGAAGTTTATGAGTTagtctgagaaaaaaattatttttgcagacTTGCTTCACTTTTCTCCCTCATAATCCTCATCAGTAAAATGGGTTTATTAATACCTAACTCCCACGTGTGCTGCAAGGTTTAGTTCATTGATGTTTGTTCAGCTGTTCAAGGGAAAGTTATATACAAGCACAGTGTATTATTTTAAGTAATTTCATCTGCTTATTTGAAGTGATGCAGTTATGATATTGGTTCTGTTCCCATGATGGAATGATTTAAATGGTATCTGCTGCCTTgattatttttagtttgttgtGCAAAGTATGCTGTTCTTTCTCAGTCTATTTTATCTCAGTCACTGGTTAGCCTAAGTAGGAATCAGATTACATAATTCACCTTCTTTGTCCCTATGCATTGCAGTTATTCCTGCTTTGGAGGAACAAAGGTACTTTCCTAAGAGTCTTTTTATGAACATCAAATATTGTAGGTGGCAAGTAGTAATTACAGAGATTAACAAGAGCAAGCTGTAATACTGAGAGATAATGAAGGCTTTTCTGTACATTCCTGCAAGTAACACATTACATATTTTGAACATTTTAGTAATGGATCAGAGGTAGATAAACCAGATAGACTCATTTTGTAGTCAGGGAAAAGCTAGGTAGCAGTAGTGTGATGATAATACAAGTTTGGCAGGAGTAGTACATGGTGATGCTGAGCCAATCTCCCTAGCACTGAGGAGACAGAATTTTCTGGACTGTTGAGCCATTGGGGTACAGATTAAAGGGTAGGCTCTGCATATGGAAGATATATATTGTCATCCAGGTAATAGTCAGAAAGTGTTCTCTTCACAATCCTTTTTTACTGAATTGTTATGCCATGAGAATTTGCAGTAGTTCATGTTATTATGAAGTGCTTTATTTTATAAAGCTATGCATACATCACAAGAAATAGTTCCATAGACAGTCCAATTATTATCAGGCAGTCTCAGTGATTAACTACAGGTTTGTCTCAGTAAAGGTTTGCACACTTTTGAGCTGACTGTAGCTCTTTACATCCTATATGCACAACTCTGTATCCAGCACTTTTGACCAATTGTATTTCAacttttttgattatttttacatgttattttcaaattactaaattaagtttaaaaaaaaatactgcctAGTAGGATCATTTTTGAGCTCACAGAACTTAAACTGTTCAGTTTTCTGGGAGATGAAAACTACCACCAGCTGAAGCTTGTCTCTAGCTGAGACTAGTTTTGCAGACACTGTTTATAGCACATAAATGTTTTATGTCAAGGAAGCAGTAACAGCTTCTCCTTACCTAAACTGAAGCCTCAAGGAAGGAAACAGCCCCATTTTACATTACTAACTGCTTTTTACAGAAGGACCTCCATTCTTACCAGAGTCATTTGATCGAATTCTTCTTGATGCTCCATGTAGTGGCATGGGACAGAGACCAAACATGGTTTATTCTTCAACTTTAAAGGAAGTGACCTCATATCAGCCACTACAGCGCAAGCTTTTCACTGTGGTATGTGTTAAACATTGAGTAGATAAGCTGAATTGAACACAAATGCTTTTGCAGCATAAAACTTACCCAAAAAGCAGTCCCTCATTTTCCCTACTTTTTCAGGAGCCAGGAAGTTTTAGGGTCCTCTTAACCTCTCAGCTCCACCAGATCTGTTGCTAGGTGAAGCCAGTTGATTGCAGCATGGTAAAGGTCTGTGTAATccataataaataaaaagctttgtGTTCTTTTTAATTCCCTCAGTTTCATTAGTTTTACATGATAATAATTACAAAGGTCTAAGTCACAGAGCAGGTGACTTAGGAACATGCTAAGGAGTGTGCTTGGGCTGATGCTGAAGGATAAGATGAAACTTGTCAAAATCTGCATGATACATATTCAAAGTGAATGACAGCTTGAAAAGCAGCATAGATACAGCTTCCATGCCAAATACATGGAAACAGTTGACATCTAATATAAGTGACATAAGTCTTGTGTATCCATGGTTGGCAGCAGGTGGTGAAAACAGATCTAATCTGTCTGGGGTATGCAGAGCTGCACAAATAACAAATCTTACAAGGTGAATCATCTCAATGACATTAATAAACTGCATGAGCTATAATGCCTATTTGGAAAGAAGACTCTTTCTAATCCATGTTATCCTTTGCTGTATTCCCTGAGAAAATTATTATCTTAACAGTTTAAGTTTAATTAAGTGTTCAGTTTTAATATTCTAGGTACATGGATTATTAGTTAATGTTGCTTAATATGAaagtttgaaatttaaaaataagctgaaatactgtttatttctgcctgcaggcagtgaAGTTGCTGAAGCCAGGAGGTGTTTTAGTATATAGTACATGTACAATTACACTTTCTGAAAATGAGGAGCAAGTTGCTTGGGCCCTGAAAACTTTTCCATGCCTCCAGCTTCATCCACAGGTAATACTATTTTCAGGGTACTTCTCACAATCTAGTGATCTTAGTTTGGAACTGTAAAGTTACACAGTATATTTACTATCAATAAATCTTTTTTCCACCCTGGACAGCTTTAACTGCTGTGGATAGAAATAACAGAAGGATTTCTGAGGCTTTTTTAAAGTCTGTTTTTGTGCTTAATTGAGCTTTATTTAGGCATCATTAAGTATTTTCCCAcactatattattttaaaacacaacagGGACAAAAGATAGGTTGGAAAGGTTAAAATTTCTCTTgcaatttctttaatttctttaatattttattatcttCTTTTGCACATTCACAGGAGAGgtgaagttttttttaattaatgccaCTGAAGTCTTAAAGACTTGCATATAATGTATGGGACATAAATGAAActaaatttttgtttcaaagaagGAGGATGTTATATGTATGGGAcctatttttgatttatttaaaaggaatgagagaaagaaattatttcaggctCAGTGTCCTAAGAATGTACCTTGTCTTTTTTGGAGTCAGTGCCTACCATTAAGATGTCTGGGAGGAGGTAATATATATAGGGAGATACTAGAATGTTTTTATCTACACTAGCTACAGTATATACAATTGAGAAATACCTGTTACCTTTTGTTGTACTTCGGGGGGGTTTATCATCAGATCACGTGTCCCACTTCCTCTTTGATGAGGAGTTGGGTGTGGTAGTTGTTTATCATCATGGCTTTGAGGAAAAGTGTGACTCTGATATCTGTTTTGCTTACACATTCTGTGATGACTTGTACCTGTCTTAAGAAGCTTAGATGAATCtttaactgaaattaaaaaaaatacaatagcTGTACAATGAGAAATTAATATGACGGCTGGTAAAGATTTAACAGAACTGAAGCTCTTCATCAAAGCTTTTTATGGTGTGTTCTTCTGTCTGTATTCTCACCATCCATTCACTAAGAATTTTTCAGTTCCAGACATTTCAACTGAGATTATACATTTAACCTAACTGCATGAAAAATCCACCTGGGTAGAATGACAGAGCAAAACACAAGCCTTATTAATTCAAATGCAAGATTAATTCTTGCTGTATAAACTTTCTCTCACCAGTAATATCAGTCTTGAATAAAGCACTGTTTTTCACACACACGCGCCATATCtgtaaaaattaatcttttatgtataatatattttaaacgAGATGACATTGAATTGTTTACCCACATATAATTTGTAATACCTTATAACCAGTTCCCTACCAGTGTAAACTAAGGTGATATTTTCCAATGAACATGAAACAGGAGTCTACAGTCTACTCACCTCATGTTCCTTTATGTACTTATTTCCCATATTCTTTAGTCTCAGTGGATGTCTCCTTTTTTATCTAGTCCACTGTTTCCCACTTTCTCAGTTTGGCAGCAGATCCTGGAAGCACATTGGGTAATGTGGGCAAGGAAAAAACAGGAGATGGAGCCATAAGCGTTGTTCTTGTAGGTGTAAGTTACCACatggcagctgctcctttgtGCAGACTTCCTCTTAGGAGTTTACACAGGAGATACAGTAGATCAACTTAAATGCAGTAACTTAactggaaggaaaaattaaaaggtaGAGGAAGACACTGGTCTGCCTTCAACCAAGTTACCTGAACCTGTGGAATATTGTTTTCCCTAGACTTtcacccttccttccttccttccttccttccttccttccttccttccttccttccttccttccttccttccttccttccttccttccttccttccttccttccttccttccttccttccttccttccttccttccttccttccttccttccttccttccttccttccattaCATCAAGTCGCTACCCTTGTCTCCCTTTGTATGTTACTTTTCTCTCAATTTGCAGTAGACACCTGTGTTTGTCTTTTACCTTTCAATGGAAAGCcctgaaatgctgctgaggGAAAGGCAGAATCAGTGTGCAGCCCCTTGgctgcccagctctccagcaggcAGTACGTGGTTAAGCAGCTAACTGGCATCATGTGCTGACTGGGTGAGCTCATGTGTTAGCAAAGTGTGATGGCTGAAAAAACACTCTGCTGTAGGCTGCATTATGGACTACATTAGACTAGATTGACAAAGGAGATCTATTTTTGATATTGCAGTGCCAGCTTTTGCACACTTTGTTCCATCTCCTTACTGAATGCATTGAAAGAACAATCCAGCTaagaattattcttttttccaggaattAGGGTTTTTAATAGGAAGCAGTCAAGGCTATTCACAAGAAATATTGAGAAGAAGGATGGGATTTTTAAGtccttcccctctccaggaTTTTAAAGCCAAATGTTATCTCTTGAAAttgattctttctttttttctctgccttacAGACATGCACATGTAACAGTAGTCCCATTTACCTGTTAGTCTTATTACATGACAAGAAAACTCAAAAGTTaaatttttctgctgcatcaTCTCCCAAAAATGATGCCTCTTCAGGCAGTAAAATATTCTGGACTGGGGCTTTTAGTCTCTCCAATTGAAGTTTTTACTGTGAAGAATCCCAACATTTTAGTTTGGATatcagaaagaaattcttcacagaaagggtgattgaGTGTTGGAATGGGCCGCctaggaggtggtggagtcacagTCCCTGTGGGTATTTAAGGGAAGACTGGATTGCAGTTGGTGCCATGGTACAGTTGACAAGATGGTgttaggtcataggttggacttgatgatttccaaggtcttttccagcctagcTGTCTCCGGAATTCTACTGCTGTTACTGATGATACTGGTAACAGGCTGAGGACTCACTGTTTTTGACTTAACTCATAGCTGTTAAGTCAGTACACAGAAGTGCTGAATCATTTAGAAGTGGCACCCTAAACCCTTTAGACTGGCTAGCTGGTGGTAACAGCTTTCTTGGGATGTGTCAGCCCTTGGAGTAAGGAATTCTTTTAGACCTGCGCACCTATCCTCAAAAAGTGCTCTAAACTACAGAGATAAAGTGGACGAGTGGCATCACCACCTCCTCAAAATACTTGTAAATATCTTGTATTAATATTGTATATATGTTTGAATAATATTGGCCAGATGAAGGCAAGAAAAGAAGCCACATTACTTCTGGATCTTCTGGTGTGAAGGATACAAGCACAGCTTGTCCATGTTAATTGTTCAGTAGCTCAGCAGAATACATTTAGGGCATTTAGGAAGTTTAGAGATGcaataatttgcttttctttgttaCTTGAACAGGAACCTCACATTGGAGGAGAAGGCATGAAGGGAGCTGGACTATCACTTGATCAGCTGAAGCTGCTCCAGAGATTTGATCCATCTGCTGTGACATTGCAAGGAATGGATATTAATTATTTGCAAGGTTCTAGAGAAGATGACCTGATTTCTTTGGCAAATAAAGACTGTATAGGATTTTTCATTGCAAAATTTATTAAATCGAACAGTAAATAAGGATTTGGGAATGCAACCTGAAAAAATACCTCAGTGAGTCTAAGAACAGTTCAGACGTGAAGTGCCTTTCTTCCTGCTGCAATGTTACCAAGCCAACGGGCTGACGGCAGGGTTGCTATGGCAGCACTAAAATCTGCCAGCTGTTCTGATGGGAAAGAGCCACAGGTTGCAGCAGAAAAGTCATGGTTGGGGGAAGGGCAGTATCATTTGTGAGTCTCCCTCTGCTTTTGTATTTACAGCAGGTCAGTGCCTGAATGACAACTATGTTCACTCATACTGCTGTCTGCTCTGGTTTCCCCTTATCTGCTGTGGCAAGCGGAGGAAGGGGATGTGAGCTACTTTacaaaatgcaaacataaaaaaatagatGGGAACTATTACAATGACTTTTGGAAAGGGGAGTTTCTGTGGAGGTTTACCAGTAGTTTGTTTCCTTAAATAGTGCTTCTCAAAACACTGCAACATTTTACAAAGAACTGTTTTATAAATTGATACTTAGAACctcatttctcttttatttcaatACAAGCAAGATTCTCTGTACACATAGTATATACACAAAATACGATTAGGCTTTGTAGCATGTCTTTTATAGCAGCATGAATATATTAAACCATCTCACTCTGGGaatgtaaataattattgtttcaACATCAAACTTCCCATGCATAAACTGTATTGGTTCTGAAATAGCCTATTGGACTGGCTGACAAGTGACAGttttaaaatcaaacatttGTAACAGAAGGGGCTACAGTTATGATTAATATatcaaaagacagaaaactgcATAATACCATCTGAAATGTTGCAAATCACCTTTCAAACAACTAAGGATATTAACTCTTTATTGGTTAGAAAGCATCACCagctaaaataatgaaaattgaAACTGGGGAAGCATGCTAATGAAAACTGCCTTACTACATTGCTCAAAGTTTAAATAATCTGAATTTCTTAAAAGATGTTCGATGTATTTGATTAATTCTGCTTCAGTTCCAGTTTGAACAGTATTCTCAGTCCTGCTGGAACTGACAATAGCACTAAAGAAGGAAAGCTAAGgacaagaaaaaacagaaactgacatctgtgtgtgtttggtgtTTTCCTCTCACTCGATCAATTTCCAGTTTTAAAAATGATTATCTGAAAAAGTCTGTCTTTTCACACATAATTATTTGGTTGGATTAAAAAGAGCAATAGTTCTTTTATCATTTGTCTTTCTACTGTAAGAAGTGCATTTTGTATTTGCTCACAATCAAAACCATCTATACAATTCTCTTTGTCGGTAGTCTGGTTGTTTACTTTTTTCATACATTTTCCATAAATGTTTTGATACTGTATGTTTTCTACTGCTCTTGAATAAAAACGTTTTTTCTGACCTGCCAAGGTTGACAAGTTCATCCTCTGTAAGGCCTATCCCAGCAGGATGGGAAAATGGAATTCTTGTCTACTACTTCTCTACTTCTGTTGGTCATTCCTTGCCATTAAACACACCATGtctaaagaaaatttaaagtaattttgtttcGTC harbors:
- the NSUN6 gene encoding tRNA (cytosine(72)-C(5))-methyltransferase NSUN6 isoform X1 — its product is MSFFPKIVFQCEVEEYLTKVFRNNELITALGTQEAEKKYQSLLSHLSHPPAFTTVRVNTHLASVKHVKKLLFEEIQKQFKGLCVPVLEHPKLQDVLLIPVIGPRRDLKKHASEVIVGAQCGYAVLRGAHVYVPGIVSTSRFVKAGDLVSVYSDIEGKCKRGAKEFDGVKVFLGNGISELSRSEIFSSNSQLKGLGVRMIEPVYLSPSFDNVLPSHLFLQNLPSVVVSHILNPQPGEKILDMCAAPGGKTTHLAALMHDQGEVIAMDKIANKIKKIKQNAELLQLNCIKAFCYDGTKALSVEKREDKQEGPPFLPESFDRILLDAPCSGMGQRPNMVYSSTLKEVTSYQPLQRKLFTVAVKLLKPGGVLVYSTCTITLSENEEQVAWALKTFPCLQLHPQEPHIGGEGMKGAGLSLDQLKLLQRFDPSAVTLQGMDINYLQGSREDDLISLANKDCIGFFIAKFIKSNSK
- the NSUN6 gene encoding tRNA (cytosine(72)-C(5))-methyltransferase NSUN6 isoform X2 — protein: MSFFPKIVFQCEVEEYLTKVFRNNELITALGTQEAEKKYQSLLSHLSHPPAFTTVRVNTHLASVKHVKKLLFEEIQKQFKGLCVPVLEHPKLQDVLLIPVIGPRRDLKKHASEVIVGAQCGYAVLRGAHVYVPGIVSTSRFVKAGDLVSVYSDIEGKCKRGAKEFDGVKVFLGNGISELSRSEIFSSNSQLKGLGVRMIEPVYLSPSFDNVLPSHLFLQNLPSVVVSHILNPQPGEKILDMCAAPGGKTTHLAALMHDQGEVIAMDKIANKIKKIKQNAELLQLNCIKAFCYDGTKALSVEKREDKQGPPFLPESFDRILLDAPCSGMGQRPNMVYSSTLKEVTSYQPLQRKLFTVAVKLLKPGGVLVYSTCTITLSENEEQVAWALKTFPCLQLHPQEPHIGGEGMKGAGLSLDQLKLLQRFDPSAVTLQGMDINYLQGSREDDLISLANKDCIGFFIAKFIKSNSK